In one window of Ketogulonicigenium robustum DNA:
- a CDS encoding ABC transporter substrate-binding protein, translating into MKRSIVILAAALPMALPAAAQEVRTVTDHMGFEVVVPDVPQRVVTLNDWTTTVMAHELGANVVGSGGRVGSDGAPYMRSMRELYGVEFGDEIALASIHGELDAERIAALRPDLIIALESDAMPYRAQLASIAPVLMYAAENGQSGLENYADLAEWLGKGAAFDALQAGYEARVQDVRGRMPAAPGSYIAMLPNPREGTIYIYRTYGSMTVVLEDLGFSRDPMMDAVPEGAQSMVSSAELIGGITADSIFMTHIPDRGEDLGVLMGQLDEIAPGYRDFLPAVAAGNVVSLPRFHVYPPTFAAMGQVLDHFDPQ; encoded by the coding sequence ATGAAACGCAGCATCGTAATTTTGGCCGCCGCTTTGCCGATGGCTTTGCCTGCCGCCGCGCAAGAGGTGCGCACGGTGACCGACCACATGGGGTTCGAGGTTGTTGTGCCCGACGTGCCGCAGCGTGTGGTGACGTTGAACGACTGGACGACGACGGTGATGGCGCATGAGCTGGGCGCGAATGTTGTGGGGTCGGGCGGGCGTGTGGGCAGCGATGGCGCGCCTTATATGCGCTCGATGCGGGAATTGTATGGGGTGGAGTTTGGGGATGAGATTGCGCTGGCCTCGATCCATGGCGAGTTGGATGCCGAGCGGATTGCAGCGCTGCGGCCAGACCTGATTATTGCGCTGGAAAGTGACGCGATGCCCTATCGCGCGCAGTTAGCTAGCATTGCGCCGGTGTTGATGTATGCGGCCGAGAATGGCCAGAGCGGGTTGGAAAATTACGCCGATTTGGCCGAATGGCTGGGCAAGGGCGCGGCATTTGACGCATTGCAGGCCGGCTACGAGGCGCGGGTGCAGGATGTGCGTGGGCGGATGCCCGCAGCGCCGGGCAGCTACATCGCCATGCTGCCCAACCCGCGCGAGGGGACGATTTACATCTATCGCACCTATGGGTCGATGACTGTTGTGCTGGAAGATTTGGGCTTTAGCCGCGACCCGATGATGGACGCGGTGCCCGAGGGTGCGCAGAGCATGGTCAGCAGTGCCGAGTTGATCGGCGGCATCACGGCGGACAGCATTTTCATGACCCACATCCCCGACCGGGGCGAAGATTTGGGTGTTTTGATGGGCCAGTTGGACGAGATCGCCCCCGGATACCGGGATTTCCTGCCGGCGGTCGCGGCGGGGAACGTGGTATCGCTGCCGCGATTCCACGTGTATCCGCCGACCTTTGCCGCGATGGGGCAGGTGCTGGACCACTTCGACCCGCAGTAA
- a CDS encoding MurR/RpiR family transcriptional regulator, which translates to MTTPNITQAALARHTDRLSPAMRRVATYLADFPAAAAHTSALQIATATGTSDATVVRTIKALGFAGLPAWRDAVLRAQGDGTTNAGRVRRTLRDLPRSDTQALDTWLTSAAGIISRLHTPSTLSQITRAAASLRAGPRIAIFAQGSARPVGIFVHDMLVRFGFDALLLDRRGADLADQMLLLRPDDSTLMIAVGPPYPEALGVLALLAADRRTPVLIGNAPQWAADARLGPYLDTEGTAPETGNQHLTFKLAFFLMAELLLTALLHERGAQATLALERLDVVRATLDRAPKRPRAK; encoded by the coding sequence ATGACAACGCCCAACATCACGCAGGCCGCCCTCGCGCGGCATACCGACCGCCTCTCGCCCGCAATGCGGCGGGTCGCCACCTACCTCGCCGACTTTCCGGCCGCCGCCGCGCACACATCGGCCCTGCAAATCGCAACGGCTACCGGCACATCCGACGCCACTGTCGTGCGCACGATCAAGGCGCTGGGGTTCGCCGGCCTGCCCGCATGGCGCGACGCCGTCTTGCGCGCGCAAGGCGACGGCACAACCAACGCAGGCCGCGTCCGGCGCACCCTGCGCGACCTGCCCCGCAGCGACACCCAAGCCCTTGATACTTGGCTGACTTCGGCGGCCGGCATCATCTCGCGCCTGCATACGCCGTCTACGCTGTCGCAAATCACCCGCGCGGCGGCCAGCCTGCGCGCAGGGCCACGCATCGCTATCTTCGCGCAGGGGTCGGCGCGCCCCGTCGGAATCTTCGTGCACGACATGCTGGTGCGGTTCGGGTTCGACGCGCTCCTCCTCGACCGGCGCGGGGCCGACCTTGCCGACCAAATGCTGTTGCTGCGCCCCGATGACAGCACCCTGATGATCGCCGTCGGCCCCCCCTACCCCGAGGCACTGGGCGTCCTCGCTCTCCTCGCTGCCGACCGCCGCACCCCCGTGCTGATCGGCAACGCCCCGCAATGGGCCGCCGATGCGCGCCTCGGCCCCTATCTGGACACAGAAGGCACCGCCCCCGAAACTGGCAACCAACACCTTACATTTAAACTGGCATTCTTCCTGATGGCCGAACTGCTGCTGACCGCGCTGCTGCACGAACGCGGCGCCCAAGCCACGCTGGCGCTCGAACGGCTCGACGTGGTGCGCGCCACGCTGGACCGCGCGCCCAAACGGCCTCGCGCGAAATAG
- a CDS encoding FecCD family ABC transporter permease yields MTEALKAPARVGLPALGLLALACAAMVIVHIAVGAKPIAFTTVAQALVAPDPTQFDHAVVRNLRLPRALFAATVGAALAVAGALMQGITRNPLAAPGVLGLTMGASFAVVIGGSLAGLTQVAFVPPLAAGGALFAALLVWAIARAVPGGLTVLTLLLAGAAVSTFLGALITLSQLLDAQNYERLRGWLVGTLSGRSMTVFWVVLPWLAAALAGALLIARQITVMAMGEDVATALGLRTGWLRFWALAIVVTLTACAVALAGPLGFIGLVVPHAVRLIVGSDYRWIIPCALLAGATYLLGVDTLARILIAPREIATGILTAMLGAPLFIWLVWSRA; encoded by the coding sequence ATGACCGAGGCCTTAAAAGCCCCAGCGCGCGTTGGGCTTCCCGCACTCGGCCTCCTCGCCCTCGCCTGCGCCGCGATGGTCATCGTCCATATCGCGGTCGGGGCAAAACCCATCGCGTTCACCACCGTAGCGCAAGCGCTTGTCGCGCCCGACCCCACACAGTTCGACCACGCTGTCGTGCGCAACCTGCGCCTGCCGCGCGCGCTGTTCGCCGCCACGGTTGGGGCCGCGCTGGCCGTTGCGGGCGCGCTGATGCAGGGCATCACCCGCAACCCGCTAGCCGCGCCGGGGGTGCTGGGGCTGACGATGGGTGCCTCGTTCGCGGTGGTCATCGGCGGGTCGCTGGCGGGGCTGACGCAAGTGGCCTTCGTTCCGCCGCTGGCCGCAGGCGGCGCATTATTCGCAGCGCTGCTGGTCTGGGCCATCGCCCGCGCGGTACCGGGCGGCCTCACCGTGCTAACCCTGCTGCTGGCGGGGGCGGCTGTCTCAACCTTCCTCGGCGCGCTCATCACCCTCTCGCAACTGCTCGATGCGCAAAACTACGAACGCCTGCGCGGCTGGCTGGTCGGCACACTCTCGGGCCGCAGCATGACTGTCTTTTGGGTGGTGCTGCCATGGCTGGCCGCCGCGCTGGCGGGCGCGCTGCTGATCGCCCGCCAAATCACCGTCATGGCCATGGGCGAGGACGTCGCAACCGCCCTCGGCCTGCGCACCGGCTGGCTGCGGTTCTGGGCATTGGCCATCGTCGTCACCCTCACCGCCTGCGCCGTGGCACTGGCAGGCCCGCTGGGGTTCATCGGACTGGTCGTCCCCCACGCCGTGCGACTGATCGTCGGGTCTGATTACCGCTGGATCATCCCTTGCGCCCTGCTAGCTGGCGCGACCTACCTGCTCGGCGTCGACACGCTGGCCCGCATCCTCATCGC
- a CDS encoding ABC transporter ATP-binding protein, protein MSRLSVENLSAGYGARPIVTDVSLGFPTGGITALIGPNGCGKSTLLKTLGRILAPTQGAVILDGKSIHALPTRQLATKLGLLPQGPTAPEGLTVRDLVAQGRFPHQGMLRQWSQGDEAAITAAMAQANVTDLAQRAIDTLSGGQRQRAWIAMVLAQDTDLILLDEPTTFLDLRVQIDLMDLLAHLAHDRGRTLIVVLHELNLAAAYADHLVMMKDGRILHHGPVAQTFTAATLHETFGLDAQIIPDPETGTPLCVPRSARPK, encoded by the coding sequence ATGTCGCGACTCAGCGTCGAAAACCTCAGCGCCGGCTACGGCGCGCGACCCATCGTGACAGACGTCTCGCTCGGCTTCCCCACCGGCGGCATCACCGCGCTGATCGGCCCGAACGGGTGCGGCAAATCCACCTTGCTCAAAACTCTGGGCCGCATCCTTGCACCCACACAGGGCGCCGTCATCCTTGATGGCAAGTCAATCCACGCACTGCCCACACGGCAGCTTGCCACCAAATTAGGCCTGCTCCCGCAGGGCCCAACCGCCCCCGAAGGGCTCACCGTCCGCGACCTTGTCGCCCAAGGCCGCTTCCCCCACCAAGGGATGCTGCGCCAATGGTCGCAAGGCGACGAAGCCGCCATCACCGCCGCCATGGCCCAAGCCAACGTCACCGACCTCGCGCAGCGGGCCATCGACACGCTGTCGGGCGGCCAGCGCCAACGGGCGTGGATCGCCATGGTGCTGGCCCAAGATACCGACCTCATACTGCTGGACGAACCCACAACCTTCCTCGACCTGCGCGTCCAGATCGACCTGATGGACCTGCTCGCCCACCTCGCCCACGACCGCGGTCGAACGCTGATCGTGGTGCTGCACGAACTTAATCTGGCCGCAGCCTACGCCGACCACCTCGTGATGATGAAAGACGGCCGCATCCTGCACCACGGGCCGGTCGCACAAACCTTCACGGCGGCCACATTGCACGAAACCTTCGGCCTCGACGCCCAAATCATCCCCGACCCCGAAACCGGCACCCCCCTGTGCGTGCCCCGCAGCGCCCGCCCCAAATGA